A single Thermosynechococcus vestitus BP-1 DNA region contains:
- a CDS encoding asparagine synthase C-terminal domain-containing protein — translation MILSEVGHPKCSLDDPTPALLDPDPATWMMFQDMRSYLPEDILRKVDRAAMGISLETRTPFLDPGVLKASMQVPTAMKIRNGQGKWILRQMLYRYIPRELIERPKAGFAIPIDEWLRRPLRPWAEDLLSENALGRAGLIKPAPVQGAWQEHCSRRRDWTYQLWVILMLQAWKENLNG, via the coding sequence ATGATACTCAGTGAGGTGGGGCATCCGAAGTGCTCGCTCGACGATCCGACCCCTGCGCTTCTCGATCCCGACCCCGCCACCTGGATGATGTTCCAGGACATGCGCAGCTACCTACCCGAAGACATTTTACGCAAGGTGGACCGGGCAGCGATGGGCATCAGCCTCGAGACGCGCACGCCCTTCCTCGACCCCGGCGTGCTCAAGGCTTCGATGCAGGTACCGACGGCCATGAAAATCCGAAACGGCCAAGGCAAGTGGATCCTACGCCAGATGCTGTATCGGTACATACCCCGCGAACTAATCGAGCGGCCAAAGGCCGGTTTCGCTATTCCAATCGATGAATGGCTGCGCAGACCGCTACGTCCTTGGGCCGAGGATTTGTTATCAGAAAATGCGCTGGGGCGTGCTGGCTTGATTAAGCCTGCTCCTGTTCAGGGAGCTTGGCAGGAACACTGTTCACGACGACGCGATTGGACGTACCAGCTGTGGGTTATACTAATGTTACAAGCTTGGAAAGAGAACTTAAATGGATAA